Part of the Marinobacterium rhizophilum genome is shown below.
GCCAGCATTACGCTGAACTTGCTGGGCGTCGAGCATTACCTCAGCGGCACCGGGCTCAATCTCGGCTCCCTGCTGGCCTTCTGTGCGGTATTCGGTTTTGCCGGCTCGCTGATATCGCTGCTGCTGTCCAAAACCATGGCGAAAATGTCCACGGGCACCCAGATCATTACCCAGCCGCGCAGTGAAGCGGAGCGCTGGCTGCTGGACACCGTCGCCGAACTGTCGGACAAGGCGGGCATCAAGATGCCCGAGGTCGGCATTTTCCCGGCACAGCAGGCCAACGCCTTCGCTACCGGCTGGAACAAGAACGCGGCTCTGGTCGCCGTCAGCCAGGGGCTGCTGGAGCGCTTTCGCAAGGAAGAAACCCGCGCCGTACTGGCCCATGAAATCGGCCATGTCGCCAACGGCGACATGGTCACCCTGGCGCTGGTTCAGGGCGTGGTAAACACCTTCGTGATGTTCTTTGCCCGCATCGCCGCCTATGCCGTGGACTCGTTCCTGCGTCGCGATGGCGATGACTCACGCCCTGGCATCGGCTTCTACATCACCACCTTTGTGTTCGAAATTCTGTTTGGCATCGTCGCATCCGTTATCGTCGCCTGGTTCTCGCGCCGGCGTGAATACCGCGCCGACGAGTCCGGCGCAGCGCTTGCCAGCCCCCATGCCATGATCGGTGCGCTGCAGCGTCTGAAGTCCGAGTATGGCGTACCCGATCAGCTGCAGGGCCAGCTGACGGCCTTTGGCATCAGCAGCCACATGAAGCAGGGATTTATGGAACTGCTGTCATCGCACCCGCCGCTGGATGAGCGTATAGCCGCACTGCAAAACCGCCGCTGATTGCTGGGCACAGATACAACAACGGGCGCCCTGGGCGCCCGTTTTTTTGCATTGAAGGTCAGGTTCAGCTGCCCTCATCCAGTACACAGAAGGACAGGCAGGTGCTGAACAGTGCGACTGCCAGCATCAGCGGCGGCTGTGCCAGCCACAGCATCAACATACCCGACAGTATCCAGATATTGCGTACCAGCCCCAGGCGGGAGCGCACCTTCCACTCGACCAACCCAAGCCAGCGCAGTACAAATCCGAACAGTCCGGGAAACATGGGCACCTCCAGGGTCGCAGAACCCGGCTTGCCGCTGCACCACACTCAGCCTGCCCGACAAGCACCGGTAATCGTCCCTTCAGGTTAGAAGCCTGCTCAACAATCCGCCACCCGATAGAGCACCGCATCGTGATAGCCGGTGGTAATGCGCATGAGCCCTGCAAAGCTGCGATCCAGCGCAGGCTCACCGCTGTCAACGATCAGGGGCCGCCCATCCAGCGCCTTTAGCTTGGTTTTGGACGCCAGCAAATGGATGCCATCGCGACCAATGCGACGCAGCAACGCCGGGCTCAGTTGCTGGTTACCACGACCGATAATGTGCCCCTGGCCGCCAATCACCGTAATAATCAGCCGGCTTTCGTGCCCCTGCGTCAGCGCCAGCAGCTGATCGGCAGTGCAATCGCTGGCGATCAAGGCGCCATCCTCTACCACATCGACCCCCAGCAGGGTATTGGCCAGGCCAAGTTCATCCATAACCGCCTTGACCGTGGTACCCGAACCCATCACATAGCGCACCCCCGGCAGCATGGCTTCGACCATGTCGGCCGCGATGTCCGCCAGCACCAGCTCCTCGACCTCGCGCGCACCATTTTTCACGTGCTGCAGGTAACGGTGTTCCTGCGGAACCAGCAACTCGCCGTAATACCTGGCGCGTACCTGCCCCTGGCGAAACGCCTCTTCATCGATATCCCGGACTTCCTGGTCCGCCAGGGTCACCAGCTCGCCACGTACCAGCATGGCGACTATTTCCCCGGCGGCCCGCGGGGTAACCGCGTAAACACCGGAATGAATCTTTACACCGGCGGGCACCCCGAGTACCGGTACCCTGTCCGACAGAACATGACAGATATTGCGTGCCGTGCCGTCCCCGCCCGCAAACAGGATCAGGTCGACCCCCGCGGCGGCCAACTCCAGCGCCGCACGCTCGGTATCCTCAGGTCCGGTGTGCCCCGGCTCGATCTGCCCCATGACCCGAGGCTCAAAGCCTGCCTGGCGCGCCACATCGGCACCCATTTCTGCCGGCCAGGTCAACAGCTCGACATCCAGCCCCTGCAAGGGCAACAGCGCCTGCAGCGCGCGCTCGCCGGCACGCGGCCTGGCACCCAGCTGCAGCGCCAGGCGCGCGGTTTCCGCGCCATCACTGCCCTTGAGCGCCACGCTGCCGCCAAGGCCCGCCAGTGGGTTTATGATCAGTCCAAGTCGAAACATCCGGTCTCCTGCCGTTGGTACACTAAAAGATAAGGGCTAGCAGCCTGTCGGACTTGGCCGATCGTAGCGAGGGACAGCCCGTTTTGAGGAAGTTTTTGGGCTCTTTTGAGACGAATAGTGGTTCTATTCAACAAAAAAGAGCACGAAAAATGACCAAAATCGGCTTTCCCGCAGTAGATCAGTGGTAAGTCCGACAGGCTGCTAGAGCACAGCCTCGATATAACCGGTCTCCAGCAGCATCTGCTGATAGACAAAGCCGGCCAGCATCACCCGGCTGTCTTCTTCGAGCTCCAGGAACTCCAGCCCAAAACGAAACCCGCTCGCCAGTGATTGCTGATTCCTGATCAGGGCCGGCATCAACAGAACCTGATCAATGCCCGCCAGCTGAATACGCAGGGTCACGAACAGCCGGTCGCCGGGCACGCCCACCGGATGCAGGGTTTCCACACAGGCTCCCTGCAAGCTGATATCGCTACAGAGCGCAGCACAGGGCAGACCGGACTGCACCCCAGGGCCATCATCCTGCGTATCCAGCGCCACCTTCAGCCGCACGGGCACGCGGGTATGGCTGCGAATCAGGCGTACTTCAACGCTCCCGGGATACTCCAGATGCCAGTAGGCAAAAGGCTGCGGCTGTACCCGCAACAGCCGGCTGCTAAAAGCGCAGATACGATTACCCGCCATCAGCCGCACCGTAACCACCGAACCTACACTGACGCTGGCGGCCAGTGCCCCGGCGCGCGGGGCACTGATCAGAACACTGCCATCGACCTTGTAGCCGATGAGCTCCGACACAAAGCGGCTGCGCGGCACGCGGCTTTCGACCCGCAGGCGCTCACCCGGCAAGGGCCGCAGCTGCGCCAGATCAAGGGGTTCGGCAGTCTGTTCCAGTGACTTCAGCATTCAGGTTCCGGCGTTGTCATGACGCATTAAAAACGCGACAGCTTACGACAATTCCACTCTGAAGCCGAGCGCCCCAAGCTCCTCCGCCAGAGACGGTTCAAGATGGCCAGCAACCGCCAGGGTATCGAACTCGCGCCGCACCGGGTATTCCTTGCGCAGCCGGTCGAACGCGTGACCGCGCTCGGCGGGTGCCACACCCAGGGTTGCCCGCAACGCCCGGTCATCCCGGTACGGGTCATACAGCAGACGCATCAGCTCCAGCGCGGTCAGGCCGGCGCCTGCCTCAACCCGAGCCACCGAGGGCGCGGGCAGAAACGCCTGCAGGGGAGCAGGCTCCGACAACCCCAGGTGCCGGCACAGCGCCTGGTACAACATATGGGTACCGCGAATTTTCCCATCCAGTGTGTAGCCAGCGATATGGGGTGAACCCATACGTACCAGGGGTAGCAGCGCCGGGTCGACCAGGGGCTCGTGCTCCCAGACATCCAGCACCAGCGTCAGGTCCGGTCGCGCCCGCGCAATTTCCAGCAAGGCCGCACCATCAATGGCGGCCCCGCGCCCGGCATTCAGCACGATCGCCCCCCGGCGCAGGCGAGCCAGCTCAGGGACACCCAGCAAATGCTGCGTAGGATGGGGCCCGCCACAGACCAGTGGCGTATGCAGGCAAAGGATATCAGCCTCATCCAGCAGGGTATCCAGACTCACAAAGGACTCTGCCGTGGCGTTCTCGCGCTGCTTGGCCTGGCGTGGCGGGTCGTTCAGCAACAAGCGCACGCCCAGCCGCTGCAGACGGCGCTGCAGGCGGGAGCCGACATTACCGACCCCGACAATACCGACGGTTCTGTCCCGCAACGCAAAGCCCTGCTCGGCGGCGAGGTTGTACAGCACCGTGAGCACATACTCCACCACCGCATCGGCATTGCAGCCCGGCGCACTGCTAAAGGCAATACCCTGCTCCTGCAGGTACACCTGATCGACATGGTCCGTTCCTATGGTGGCGGTGCCGACAAAGCGCACCGGCGTACCCGCCAGCAGCGCCCGGTCCACCCGGGTAATCGAGCGCACCAGCAACACATCGGCCCCGGCCAGATCAGCCGCCGTCATGCTGCGTCCCGCCAGGGTTCGGATGGTACCAAGAGGCCCCAACAGCGCCTGTAGTGCCGGAATGTTTTCGTCGGCAATGATATTCAGATGACTGGACTTCAATCTGTACTCCGGATCTTTACAAATGCCATGGTTTCGGGCTCAATGCGCCGTTACACTCGATGTCCTTGCATCGGGATCTGGCGCGACACGCCCTGAGTCTGTCGCATAAACGGGTATGCATTCACTGCAACATTTTCCCCCCGATCGAGTTACGGTAAAAGCCCCTTGATAGTACGCTGGCAAAAAGAGCAGGAATACTTCATCGTTCGCCTGTATCAGGACCTTGTCGGTGACTGGATTCTGAGCCAGAGCTGGGGAGACCGGGCCGCGAACGAAGCCACTGTGACACATACCGTACTGCACTCCTACAAGGAAGCCCGACGCCTGCTCAGCAACATCGCCCGTCAGCAGCGCAAGCTGGGCTACCGCCACACGGGCATGAGCGAAGAACAGCTGGGGTTCGATTTCAGCCACTAGCCGCCGAACCTGCGCAACCGCCCGCAGCAACCGCCCGCGCCACTACAGCAACTCACCGCAACACCCGAATCCCGTGCAAAAAAAAGCCGACCCCTGGGAGCCGGCATTCACGACCTGCGTGATAAGAGCCTTGAACATTAAGCATGTGGCAAAGACGCGCCGCCAAAGGCGAGTCCTGCCGGGCCGACAGCCCACCGGATGACTCCGGTAGCGGACGGGAATTTGTGAACCAGGCAAACGATAATCTAAACGATAATGATTTGCAACAACTGAAATTCAACGATAGCTGCCGCCCCATACACGGATGGAATTTTGTACAGCGGGACTTTTGTCACCCGTTGGACTTTTTCTGACCGCCCAGTTGCTCTACAATCACGACACATTGCCGGGGCCAGCCCCACAGCTATTCGTCCATCGCGCCCGAGAGGCGCGTTATTTTTTTGGAGGCCTGATCGTTGACACCCAGTGGCAAGATCAAACTGCAGGGCTTTAACAACCTCACTAAAAGCCTGAGCTTCTGTATCTACGATATCTGCTACACCCGGACTCCGGAACAGAAGGCAGAATACATCGAGTACATTGATGAGCAATACAACGCGGATCGTCTGACCGAGATTCTGACCGAGGTGTGCGACATCATCGGCGCCAACGTGCTGAATGTCGCCCGCCAGGACTACGAGCCCCAGGGCGCCAGCGTCACGATTCTGGTATCCGAGGAACCCCTGAAGGATTCCCTCATGGTCGACACCTCGGAAAAACCGGGCCCCCTGCAGCCGGATTCCGTCGTCGCTCACCTCGACAAGAGCCACATCTGCGTACATACCTACCCGGAGAGTCATCCGGACAATGGTATCTGTACGTTCCGTGCCGACATTGAGGTCTCGACCTGTGGTGTTATTTCACCCCTGAAGGCGCTGAACTACCTGATTCACAAGCTCGAGTCGGATATCGTCACGATCGATTATCGCGTGCGCGGCTTCACCCGCGACGTGCACGGTATCAAGCACTATATCGACCATGATATTCATTCGATCCAGAATTTCATGAGCGACGATATCCGCGATCTTTACCAGATGGTGGACGTGAATGTTTATCAGGAAAACATCTTCCATACCAAGATGATGCTGAACGACTTCGACCTCAACCAGTACCTGTTTGGCACCACCACCCAGGGCATGAGCGAAGAAGAAATCAACAGCATTACCGACAACCTGTTTCGCGAGATGCGGGAAATATTCTACGCGCGCAACCTGCCGGAAATGCCGTTCAGCCAGGGCTAAGACCTGCAGAAACAGAAGCAGGACCCCACCTGCTTCTGTTTCGTTTCACATGGATGCCTGCGCGTTGTCCCAGATAATGCCGCCCCAGATCAGCACCAGCATCAGCAGGGTAAAGAATACGCCCGCCGACCCCAGGTCCTTGGCCCGCCCGGCCAGTTCGTGCATCTCGAGCCCGGCACGATCCACCACCGCCTCTATCGCGCTGTTAAAAACCTCCGCCATCAGCACCAGCAGGCAACTGGCGATCAGCAGCCCAAGCTGCATCCCTGTCTGCGCCACCCAGAACGACAACGGGACCAGTACCAGCGCCCCGAAAACTTCGTAACGAAACGCCGGCTCATGGCTATAGGCCGCGCGAATTCCCTTCATCGAGTAGCAGGTTGCGTAGTAAAAACGCGCCAGTCCTGTCACCTTCTCGTTGGGCATATCCCTCTCCAGACTAGTTAAGTCGCGGCTCGAACAAGCCCCTGTACTTCGAATCCAGCTCATCGTAACGAATCAGTGTTTCACCATCACTTAGTTTCACACTGCCGCGCTTGAAATCGATGTCATAGATCGACTGGTCCGGAAACACCAGCGCAGCCCGGGGATCGTTGTGCAGCGTAATCATGTAGGCTGTGACGATCCGCATGCGCTCTGGATCAATCGGGTGCAGCAGACTGACGCCCCCCAGCTCGGTGACAGGCTCGACCCCCATCAATTCCAGCGCGCTCGGCACGATATCCGCCGCACTGACCGGCGCATCCAGCGCCGCCTTCACGGCACCGACCTGGCCCAGCGGCGGAAACACCAGCAGCGGATTACGGATCACTTCCGGGATAAAGTCGGCATGGAAGCGACTGCCCTGGTCACTGACATGTTCGCCGTGGTCACTGGCATAAAACACCCAGGTATTGGGGTCGATACGCCGCGCCTCCTCCACCAGCCGCGACAGATACATATCGGCATAGCGCACCGTATTGTCATAGGCATTCACACTGTTGGGGCCACCTTCCGGCAAGTAAATCTTGTAAGCCTGGGGTACCTGGTCGCTGAAGGGTGTGTGGCTGCCACTCATCTGGGTCACCAGCATAAAGGGCTCCTCCTGCTCGGAGACACGCTCCATGTAGGGCAGAATGCCCCGCTCCAGTACCTGCAGATCATCGGCTCCCACGGAAACCGATACGTCAGCACTGAAATTCACGCCCTGTTCGTAGTGATCCAGGTCCCCATCCACGAACAGCTCATCCAGATTGCGCCACTGGAAGTCCTGCGCGCTAATCAATGCCGTCTGGTAGCCTCCGCTCTTGGCATAATTGAACAGCGTGGGCACGGTATAGATCACGCCTTTGGGGTCTATCCCCTGCAGACCGGTCAACATGTAGGGCACGGACGTCAGGGTACGGGGCGACACCCCAACCGCATTTTGCATGGCCAGCATCTCGCCACGCTCCAGCATGGCCGAGAGCTGCGGCGTTGTGTCACGCGCGTAACCATAGAGCCCCAGGTGATCCCGATTCAGCGATTCGCCGATCACCACCACAATGTTGGGTACGCCAGCCCTGGCCTCCCTTGACGCCAGCAACGGCTTGGCCGGTTTGTCCAGAGCCTGGGCCTGGACCTCCAGGGCGCTGACCAGACTGCCGAGGTAGGCCACAGGCGCCATCTGGAAACTCGAGGTTCCGTACCAGTTCAGAGTTATGAGCAAAAACAACGGCACTGCCAATCCCCCGCTGATACAGCGGCGTAATATCGACGGACGGGCATCGAGCGACATCACCAGCGCCAGAATCAGCAGCACGGAAACCGCAACCCGGACCGAATGCCACAGCGATGCGGTCTGCGCGCCCAACTGCAACGACAACAAAGGGTCGGCGGCAAAAAAACGAAAATCAAACGCTGTAACGAATTTGCCATAGACACTGAAGTAAGATGCCTGGGCAAAGTAGGCGGCAACCAGCAGCAGTAACAGCAGGGCCCCGTACAAGGGCCTGCGACGCACCAGGCCGCGCACGCAATACAGCAGCGCCCAGAACGCCAGGGCGCTGAGAACAAAGTTCACGACAAAGCGCTTGCCGAAGAGATTCTCCGTCAGCCAGGCCCTGTCACGCACCATAAACAAATCCAGCAGGATCAGGAGCACCCACGCCAACAGCAATGTCGTGCGCGGAAACGCCGAACAGACCCGACAAAGCACATGCCAGGGCGATAGAAGGTATTGCGAAACGCACATAAACGATTGAAACCTGGATATTTAAAACTAGGTGATAAAGCACCGGTCGTTGCCAGAAAATCCCTTTCACCGATGCGGACACATGGCTGACCAAAAAACAGCCGCCAATGATAGCGACTTTCGATGCGACTGACATCAAATGCGCAGGCATTCGCCAGCTGTCGCCTGAACTTGCCCCTTTGGTATATAATCGGGCCCGAGAGAAACACTCTTCGCCGATTCCACAAACTTCAGTTGTACAGCATGCCCAGCAGCCTCCAACCCAGCACCAAGCCCGCGTCCGCCATCGAACACACCGAGCCCAATCGCCGCTTCTCGGTGGCCCCGATGATGGACTGGACAGACCGCCATTGCCGCTACTTTCACCGCCTGCTTAGTCGCAACGCGCTGCTATACACGGAAATGGTCACCACAGGCGCACTGATCCACGGCGACGCCAGGCGCTTTCTGCGCTACCAGGCCGCGGAGCACCCCATTGCACTGCAGCTTGGTGGCAGCGACCCACAGGCGCTGGCCCAGTGCAGCCGCATGGCCGAGGATCATGGCTACGACGAGGTCAACCTCAACGTCGGCTGCCCCAGTGACCGGGTGCAGAACAACATGATCGGCGCCTGCCTGATGGCTCACCCGCAGCTGGTAGCCGACTGCCTGGAACGCATGCAGAGCGCGGTCTCAATACCCGTGACCGTCAAGCATCGGCTGGGGATCGACGACATGGACAGCTATGAAGAGCTGCACCACTTCGTTGATGTCGTACGCGGATCAGGCTGCAGAACCTTTATCGTTCATGCCCGCAAGGCGATCCTGAAAGGCCTGAGCCCGAAGGAAAACCGCGATATACCGCCTCTGCGATACGAGTGGGTCTATCGCATCAAGCAGGCCTTTCCCGAGCTGGAGATCATCATCAACGGCGGCATCAAGTCGCTCGACGAATGCGACGCCCACCTTGAACAGGTCGACGGCGTCATGGTCGGGCGCGAAGCCTACCAAAACCCCTACAGCCTGCTGGCCGATGTGGATTCTCGACTCTATGGCGCCGCACCCGGTACCGTCAGCCGGCTGGAGGCACTGCAGCAGATGATCGCATACGCCGAACAGGAGCTCGGCGAGCGGGTGAACCTGGGGCATATTTCCCGCCATATTCTGGGCCTGTTCCACGCCCAGCGCGGCGGCAAGCAGTTTCGCCGCTACCTGAGCGAGAACGCCCACAAGCCCGGCGCCGGTCCCGAGGTACTCAGACAGGCAATGGAACGGATACCGGCTTAATCATTTCTATAAAGGACACACAGAGCATGCAAAGCCAGCTGGAACAATTAAAAGCCATCACCAGTGTCGTCGCAGATACCGGCGATATCGACGCCATTCGCCAGTTCAGACCCGTCGATGCCACCACCAACCCCTCCCTGCTGCTCAAGGCCGGACAGCACCCGGCCTATCGCCCCCTGCTGGAACAGGCCCGCGCCTGGGCCCAGAGCCTGGGCGGTGACAACCAGCAACAGCTCGGCAACATGACCGACAAACTGGCCGTCCTGATTGGGCTGGAAATTCTCAAGCTGGTACCCGGGCGCGTCTCTACCGAGGTTGATGCCCGCCTGTCCTTCGACACCGAAACCACCGTCGCCAGGGCTCACAGGCTCATACAGATGTACCAGGAAGCCGGCATCGACAAGGACCGCATCCTGATCAAGATTGCCTCCACCTGGGAAGGCATCCGGGCCGCCGAGAGACTGGAACGCGAGGGCATCAACTGCAACCTGACCCTGCTGTTCGGCTTCGCCCAGGCCCAGGCCTGCGCCGACGCTGGCGTCTACCTGATTTCACCCTTTGTTGGCCGCATCCTCGACTGGCACCGCAGCCAGCAGCCAGACGCTGACTTTAGCGGCGACAAGGATCCCGGCGTGGTCTCGGTGACGCGCATTTACAACCACTACAAACAGCACGATTATGGCACCGTCGTCATGGGCGCGAGCTTTCGCAATACCGGTGAAATCCAGGCGCTGGCCGGTTGCGACCGCCTGACCATCAGCCCGGCGCTGATGCAGGAACTGGACGCTACCCAGGCGCCCCTGGAACGGCGCCTGAGCCCGCAAACCGCCAGCAGCACCGACGCTCGTACGGCACTGCCTGAAAACAGCTATCGCTGGCAGATGAATGAAGACGCCATGGCAACGGAGAAACTGGCAGAAGGCATTCGCAACTTCGCCGCCGATCAGGTCAAGCTGGAAAAACTGCTGCTCGCACTCTAACGCAACCCGCCAGGAGCGGCGGCCATCGCTCTGCAAGGCGCCGGGGCATGCCAGCTCCAACAAAGAGACGCACAGACAGCAATGGAGGAAACACAGGACAACAAGCTGCCCGAACGGGCCTAGTGACGATGTAAACCGGAATATCGGCTGAACGTAAAAAAGGGCTCTCAGGCATCCTGCCATCGAGCCCCGTACCCGGCCTCCCTGCCGGTCGCCTCCCTGATCCGAGAGAAGCGAGTAACCGAGTTTGCATCCCTTCCCTGCACCGCATCCTTGCGACCTCAGTCTACAGCAGCAATTCTAGCGTTCTGGCGCCTGAATCCAATAGGCCAAATGCCTAAAAGCCCTCCAACGCCAGAAAACTCACGTCAGGGGTGGCACTCCAGCGTCGTCACCAGATCAACGAAAGCATCCCGGTTCGCCTCGTTCAGACTCATCAGCACCTTGTGGGCCTCGATAATACGATCCCGAACCGCTGCATCAGACTCCTGCACGAACGGCAGGCGCTCGAGATCCACCAGGCTGGTGGGCATGGTCTCCAGCAACAGGAAGATTCGCTCAAAGCCCATGGTAAGCAGGATGCGCGTGACATCCTCGTTGGTCGACACCAGGGTCGGCGCCTCCAGGGACAGGCGACTCGCACCCACGGCGAGCTTGGCAATCAAGCCCAGGGAGGTGCTGTCGATGGTATCGGTTTCGGTCAGGTCCACCAGAATATGCTCGACGTTCCCGAGCGCCAATACCTGCTCGAGATGACGATCGAGTGTCGTGCAGAGCGTAAGCCGCACCTCACCCACAAATTTCAAGACGTAACTGCCGCCCTCTCGGGCAAAAAATATCGAGCCTTCACGCATCAAGGGCGCCCCGGTACAAGGTCAAAATAGCAATATCATCCGGACAGCTGGCGGACCCCAGCACAGATTCCAGCAAATCGTCCGGCATTACCACACCCGCTGCGACCAGCTCGCGCAAGCGCTCTTCACGCTTGTCCAGCGAGCCTTCTTTAGCCATCACTTCCAGCACGCCATCCGAAAACAGCGTCAGTGAAAACGTATCCGCCAGATGCAGCTCATGCTCATCGAAAAACGGTTCATCAAACAACCCCACCGGCATGCCCCGCCCGGTCAGAAAGCGCGCCTCGCCCCCCTGGTTCAGCACAGGCATGGGATGATGACCACCCACGGCGTACTTGAGCGTCGAATTGCGCGCATCCAGAATCCCGGCAAAGATCGTGAAGTGCTTGCCAAGACCGGTATCGAGCAGCTCCCGGTTCAACACGTAGAGCGTCGAGGCTGGCGACAGCTCAGACAGCGGTGTGTCGCGCTGATGCGCCCGCAGCACACGATTGGTCATGTTCTTGAGCAGCACCGTGACCAGCGCCGACGAGGCACCGTGCCCGGACACATCCGCCAGATAAAACAGCGTCAGGTGATCGTCCAGCGGCGCCACATCGACAAAGTCACCGCTGAGCACCAGCGACGGCGTCAGATCATAGGCAAAACTGACCCCGCCGATGCTTTGCAGTTTCGCGGGGAGCAGATTCTGCTGTACCTGCTGGGCCGCCATCTGATCCTCGCGCAACTCATCAAGGCTGCGCTCCAGGCTTTCACGATAGCGATGCGCTGCCTCAAGCTGCGCGGCACGACTCAGCAGGCGCGACAACGTGGCAACAAACGCCTGTGCCTCATAATTCAGGCAGCGGTAGCTATAGATATCACTGGCGCCAGCACGCAGCCCGCTCAGCAGGTGCGCGGCATCCAGATCAGGCACCAGCGCCAGAACCGGCTTGGGGTGAAAGCGGATGCAGAGGTCATTCAGGGAACGCTCCGGCGGCAAGCGCTGCACATTGACCACTGCCAGCGAGAACTCGTAGTGCTCCAGCAAACTGTCGAGCGCCGCGGTATCGGATGCCTTGAGTATCTGAAGACGAAAAGCCTCGACCTGCTCACTTAATTCAAAGATCTGGTCGATAAGCTGAGTGTCGGACTCCACCAGCAGAATCCGGTGGCAGGGGTGACTCATAGAGTAGCCTGCAGTAGGAAAAGCCACATATTCATGAGCCTGCACACTACGCCCATTGATCTGAAGTTGCAACGCAAAGATCAGAAGTCCTGGGCATCGAAAGGCGCGTTTATTTGGCCATCATTTACCTGGTATTGCCGACGCTGCAGATAGGCATCGCGAATGAACAGGTAGCGGTCGCCACTGACCAGCCCTTCGGACTTCAGCAGCTCGGCGCGGGTATCAATCAGGCGCAGCGCGTACAGGCTGTTTCGGGTTGGCACATGCTCGACTTCGCCCACCGGGTCCAGGTAGCTGTCCGGCACCAGCGCCACACCATCACGCACGGAACTGGGCCCGAACAGTGGTAGCACCAGGTAATTGCCACTGGGTACACCCCAGTAACCCAGCGTTTGACCGAAGTCTTCGTTGTGCTTTTCCAGCCCCAGCGGCGTTGCCAGATCCAGCACCCCGGCCAGACCAAAGGTGGTATTGAGCGTAATCCGGGCCACATCGCTGGCCGCATCATGCAATTTGAACTGCAGCGTATTATTGACCAGGGTGCGCACATCCCCCAGGTTACCGAAGAAATTCGATACCCCCTGCTGCACCAGGTCCGGCGTAACGTACTGATAGCCCTG
Proteins encoded:
- the htpX gene encoding protease HtpX, which translates into the protein MMRIVLFLATNLAVLLVASITLNLLGVEHYLSGTGLNLGSLLAFCAVFGFAGSLISLLLSKTMAKMSTGTQIITQPRSEAERWLLDTVAELSDKAGIKMPEVGIFPAQQANAFATGWNKNAALVAVSQGLLERFRKEETRAVLAHEIGHVANGDMVTLALVQGVVNTFVMFFARIAAYAVDSFLRRDGDDSRPGIGFYITTFVFEILFGIVASVIVAWFSRRREYRADESGAALASPHAMIGALQRLKSEYGVPDQLQGQLTAFGISSHMKQGFMELLSSHPPLDERIAALQNRR
- a CDS encoding ATP-NAD kinase family protein, whose translation is MFRLGLIINPLAGLGGSVALKGSDGAETARLALQLGARPRAGERALQALLPLQGLDVELLTWPAEMGADVARQAGFEPRVMGQIEPGHTGPEDTERAALELAAAGVDLILFAGGDGTARNICHVLSDRVPVLGVPAGVKIHSGVYAVTPRAAGEIVAMLVRGELVTLADQEVRDIDEEAFRQGQVRARYYGELLVPQEHRYLQHVKNGAREVEELVLADIAADMVEAMLPGVRYVMGSGTTVKAVMDELGLANTLLGVDVVEDGALIASDCTADQLLALTQGHESRLIITVIGGQGHIIGRGNQQLSPALLRRIGRDGIHLLASKTKLKALDGRPLIVDSGEPALDRSFAGLMRITTGYHDAVLYRVADC
- a CDS encoding flagellar brake domain-containing protein, which produces MLKSLEQTAEPLDLAQLRPLPGERLRVESRVPRSRFVSELIGYKVDGSVLISAPRAGALAASVSVGSVVTVRLMAGNRICAFSSRLLRVQPQPFAYWHLEYPGSVEVRLIRSHTRVPVRLKVALDTQDDGPGVQSGLPCAALCSDISLQGACVETLHPVGVPGDRLFVTLRIQLAGIDQVLLMPALIRNQQSLASGFRFGLEFLELEEDSRVMLAGFVYQQMLLETGYIEAVL
- the pdxB gene encoding 4-phosphoerythronate dehydrogenase PdxB, with translation MKSSHLNIIADENIPALQALLGPLGTIRTLAGRSMTAADLAGADVLLVRSITRVDRALLAGTPVRFVGTATIGTDHVDQVYLQEQGIAFSSAPGCNADAVVEYVLTVLYNLAAEQGFALRDRTVGIVGVGNVGSRLQRRLQRLGVRLLLNDPPRQAKQRENATAESFVSLDTLLDEADILCLHTPLVCGGPHPTQHLLGVPELARLRRGAIVLNAGRGAAIDGAALLEIARARPDLTLVLDVWEHEPLVDPALLPLVRMGSPHIAGYTLDGKIRGTHMLYQALCRHLGLSEPAPLQAFLPAPSVARVEAGAGLTALELMRLLYDPYRDDRALRATLGVAPAERGHAFDRLRKEYPVRREFDTLAVAGHLEPSLAEELGALGFRVELS
- the speD gene encoding adenosylmethionine decarboxylase; protein product: MTPSGKIKLQGFNNLTKSLSFCIYDICYTRTPEQKAEYIEYIDEQYNADRLTEILTEVCDIIGANVLNVARQDYEPQGASVTILVSEEPLKDSLMVDTSEKPGPLQPDSVVAHLDKSHICVHTYPESHPDNGICTFRADIEVSTCGVISPLKALNYLIHKLESDIVTIDYRVRGFTRDVHGIKHYIDHDIHSIQNFMSDDIRDLYQMVDVNVYQENIFHTKMMLNDFDLNQYLFGTTTQGMSEEEINSITDNLFREMREIFYARNLPEMPFSQG
- a CDS encoding diacylglycerol kinase, whose protein sequence is MPNEKVTGLARFYYATCYSMKGIRAAYSHEPAFRYEVFGALVLVPLSFWVAQTGMQLGLLIASCLLVLMAEVFNSAIEAVVDRAGLEMHELAGRAKDLGSAGVFFTLLMLVLIWGGIIWDNAQASM
- a CDS encoding phosphoethanolamine transferase, with protein sequence MVRDRAWLTENLFGKRFVVNFVLSALAFWALLYCVRGLVRRRPLYGALLLLLLVAAYFAQASYFSVYGKFVTAFDFRFFAADPLLSLQLGAQTASLWHSVRVAVSVLLILALVMSLDARPSILRRCISGGLAVPLFLLITLNWYGTSSFQMAPVAYLGSLVSALEVQAQALDKPAKPLLASREARAGVPNIVVVIGESLNRDHLGLYGYARDTTPQLSAMLERGEMLAMQNAVGVSPRTLTSVPYMLTGLQGIDPKGVIYTVPTLFNYAKSGGYQTALISAQDFQWRNLDELFVDGDLDHYEQGVNFSADVSVSVGADDLQVLERGILPYMERVSEQEEPFMLVTQMSGSHTPFSDQVPQAYKIYLPEGGPNSVNAYDNTVRYADMYLSRLVEEARRIDPNTWVFYASDHGEHVSDQGSRFHADFIPEVIRNPLLVFPPLGQVGAVKAALDAPVSAADIVPSALELMGVEPVTELGGVSLLHPIDPERMRIVTAYMITLHNDPRAALVFPDQSIYDIDFKRGSVKLSDGETLIRYDELDSKYRGLFEPRLN